One Setaria viridis chromosome 7, Setaria_viridis_v4.0, whole genome shotgun sequence genomic region harbors:
- the LOC117865276 gene encoding cytochrome P450 89A9, which yields METLQLLWIALATIVFVGILLRSTRHAPYTLLQPTVEISDPEVARRMLFDHADAFSNRPTKPFPLDFDAAGRHHSISTKPYGPAWTVIRRSLTAGILHPTRLGLLEQAQREAVESFVAGLYAARRGDAGGEVVVRDGLRHAIYTLMARLCFGEGAVDEHDVRAIDRAQMEFLFAYAGTKAVEATRLPRVLYRRRWLRLDAAFNRVSYLIITLIIAARRRWTERGCGGGGGSVTPYVDSLFVLRFPADDAADGDRRGRLLTDAEMAPIVWEFILAGAETVACSVEWVLAHLVARPEVQEKVHRQVAGQEEHHLRTTPPYLRAVILECLRMHPALPSIMREVGTEAAAAAAVGGATAAAADGDATMHFKLNASDIGRSREAWTDPDEFRPERFLAGGEGEGVALVPGPKEVKMVPFGAGRRYCPGAALGMLHVGCFVAAAVREFEWSPAAKDGSGVDFTEMDIFFNVMKTQLRARITPRRKT from the coding sequence ATGGAAACACTGCAGCTGCTCTGGATCGCCCTGGCCACGATCGTCTTCGTCGGCATCTTACTGCGGAGCACTAGGCATGCTCCATACACCTTGTTACAGCCAACCGTCGAGATCAGCGACCCGGAGGTCGCCCGGCGCATGCTCTTCGACCATGCCGACGCCTTCTCCAACCGCCCGACCAAACCCTTCCCTCTAGACTTCGACGCCGCCGGGCGGCACCACAGCATCAGCACCAAACCCTACGGCCCGGCCTGGACCGTGATCCGGCGCAGCCTCACCGCGGGCATCCTGCACCCGACGCGCCTCGGCCTTCTGGAGCAGGCTCAACGGGAGGCCGTCGAGAGCTTCGTCGCCGGCCTCTACGCCGCTCGGCGCggagacgccggcggcgaggtagTCGTTCGCGACGGCCTCCGGCACGCGATCTACACGCTGATGGCGCGCCTGTGCTTCGGTGAAGGCGCCGTCGATGAGCACGACGTGCGCGCCATAGACCGCGCGCAGATGgagttcctgttcgcctacgcCGGAACCAAGGCCGTCGAAGCCACGAGGCTGCCGAGGGTTTTGTACCGGAGGCGGTGGCTACGCCTCGACGCCGCGTTCAACCGGGTATCCTACCTTATTATCACTCTCATCATTGCAGCCAGGCGTCGGTGGACGGAAcggggatgcggcggcggcggcggtagcgtCACCCCGTACGTCGACTCGCTCTTCGTCCTCCGATTCcccgccgacgacgccgccgacggcgatcGGCGCGGCCGCCTGCTCACAGACGCTGAGATGGCCCCCATCGTGTGGGAGTTCATCCTCGCAGGCGCCGAGACGGTCGCGTGCTCCGTCGAGTGGGTGCTGGCCCATCTCGTCGCCCGGCCGGAGGTCCAGGAGAAGGTACACCGCCAGGTTGCCGGGCAGGAGGAGCACCACCTCCGGACCACGCCGCCGTACCTCCGCGCCGTCATACTCGAGTGCCTCCGGATGCACCCCGCGCTGCCGTCCATCATGCGCGAGGTCGGCAccgaagcggcggcggccgcggcggtgggtggagcaacggcggcggcggcggacggcgacgcGACGATGCACTTCAAGCTCAACGCGAGCGACATCGGCAGGAGCAGGGAGGCGTGGACGGACCCCGACGAGTTCCGGCCGGAGCGGTTcctcgccggcggggagggTGAAGGTGTGGCCCTGGTTCCAGGGCCCAAGGAGGTCAAGATGGTGCCTTTCGGCGCAGGGCGGAGGTATTGCCCGGGCGCAGCGCTGGGCATGCTTCACGTCGGGTGCTTCGTGGCCGCAGCCGTGCGTGAGTTCGAGTGGTCGCCGGCGGCTAAGGACGGCAGCGGCGTCGACTTCACGGAGATGGACATTTTCTTCAATGTCATGAAGACGCAGCTCAGGGCGCGCATCACTCCACGCAGGAAGACATGA
- the LOC117864632 gene encoding uncharacterized protein has translation MADKADWCDANVRYFIDICKGEIEAGNRPLGFFNRTGWKNVISKHEEKTGQKLTNKQLKNKWDNMKKEYTWFMELKNTATGLGWNEANRTVECSKEWWDEHLARCNNPEKGIKCNHVRFRKQGPKHLDDLHILFDKINVSGASASCPGDISSDESSDDDVSEIQKTQDIDDVKLAAFKKSKHGKKKRKEHSSSIEEKEEKSPFFRLYKNTCLKIETAADKISSSVEASSAAPTNPVPSISEAMKMVKDCGVQEKTALMHTTTFLIVKPEFREVFSSLETKEGRFDLIEREHEKELLKRQ, from the exons ATGGCTGATAAGGCAGATTGGTGTGATGCCAATGTGAGATATTTTATTGATATCTGCAAAGGAGAGATAGAAGCTGGGAATAGGCCGTTGGGATTTTTCAATAGGACTGGTTGGAAAAATGTTATATCTAAGCATGAAGAAAAAACTGGTCAGAAGCTAACAAACAAACAACTCAAGAACAAGTGGGACAATATGAAAAAGGAATATACATGGTTCATGGAGTTGAAGAATACTGCAACTGGGCTTGGATGGAATGAGGCGAATCGAACTGTTGAGTGCTCTAAGGAATGGTGGGATGAACACCTAGCT AGGTGCAATAATCCTGAGAAAGGTATCAAATGCAACCATGTGAGGTTCAGAAAACAAGGGCCAAAGCACCTTGATGATCTGCATATATTGTTTGATAAGATAAATGTCAGTGGCGCTAGTGCATCCTGCCCTGGAGATATATCCTCTGATGAGTCAAGTGATGACGATGTGAGTGAGATACAAAAAACTCAAGACATTGATGATGTGAAGCTGGCTGCTTTCAAGAAATCAAAGCATGGGAAAAAGAAACGCAAGGAACACTCTAGTTCTATtgaagagaaggaggagaagagcccattctttCGACTGTACAAGAACAcatgtttgaagatagaaactGCAGCAGATAAGATATCCTCTAGTGTTGAAGCTTCATCTGCTGCTCCAACCAATCCAGTCCCAAGCATTTCAGAGGctatgaagatggtgaaagatTGTGGAGTGCAAGAAAAAACTGCTCTAATGCACACAACCACCTTCCTTATCGTCAAACCTGAATTTAGGGAGGTCTTTAGCTCCCTGGAAACAAAAGAAGGAAGGTTCGATTTGATTGAGAGAGAGCATGAAAAGGAGTTGTTGAAGCGTCAGTAG